In the Streptomyces fradiae ATCC 10745 = DSM 40063 genome, one interval contains:
- a CDS encoding polysaccharide deacetylase family protein: MLRRTPPPPWIAMYHSVDTDRDDPYRVTVTPGRLDAQLRWLRARGLRGVAVRDLLAAHARGAAHGLVGLTFDDGYADFLRHAVPLLRRHGCTATVFALPGRLGGDNAWDPLGPRKPLLTAEGLRSCAEAGMEVASHGLRHVSLPPADDTTLQDELRGSRDLLHALTGEPPAGFCYPYGHVDARVAAAARDAGYAYACAIDPGRLSGVHALPRVHVGQRDTALRLHAKRRLHALRRRTPAGLPAAVADPAAAADSAAAAETDTGTYAGPRTGTRAS, translated from the coding sequence ATGCTCCGACGCACCCCGCCGCCCCCCTGGATCGCGATGTACCACTCCGTCGACACCGACAGGGATGACCCGTACCGCGTCACCGTCACGCCCGGCCGGCTCGACGCCCAGCTGCGCTGGTTGCGCGCGCGGGGGTTGCGCGGCGTCGCCGTGCGCGACCTCCTCGCCGCCCACGCGCGTGGCGCGGCCCACGGGCTGGTCGGGCTCACCTTCGACGACGGGTACGCCGACTTCCTCCGGCACGCCGTCCCGCTGCTGCGCCGCCACGGCTGCACGGCCACGGTGTTCGCCCTGCCCGGCCGGCTGGGCGGCGACAACGCCTGGGATCCGCTGGGCCCCCGCAAGCCGCTCCTCACCGCGGAGGGGCTCCGCAGCTGCGCCGAGGCCGGCATGGAGGTCGCCTCGCACGGTCTGCGCCACGTCTCCCTGCCGCCCGCCGACGACACGACCCTCCAGGACGAGCTGCGCGGCAGCCGCGACCTGCTGCACGCCCTGACCGGCGAGCCGCCGGCCGGCTTCTGCTACCCGTACGGGCACGTCGACGCGCGCGTGGCGGCGGCGGCGCGGGACGCCGGGTACGCGTACGCCTGCGCCATCGACCCCGGACGGCTGAGCGGCGTACACGCCCTGCCGCGCGTCCACGTCGGCCAGCGGGACACGGCGCTGCGGCTGCACGCCAAGCGCCGTCTGCACGCCCTGCGCCGCCGCACCCCCGCCGGCCTGCCTGCCGCAGTCGCGGACCCAGCCGCAGCCGCGGACTCAGCCGCAGCCGCGGAGACGGACACGGGCACGTACGCGGGTCCCCGCACGGGGACGCGGGCGTCATGA
- a CDS encoding lipid II flippase MurJ yields MERPRPAGGAWAPSNRFLARAALLTGAFTAVGALLGLLRDQLLAHTFGAGPDTDAFLVAWTVPEFASTLLIEDAMALVLVPAFSRALAARADAGAGGHDPVRDLVRTTLPRTAAVTAAVAALVAAAAPLLVPLLAPGLPEQRLAVDCTRLTATCVLSFALAGYFSAALRAHGRYLAPAAIYVAYNTGIITAVVLFGPAGGVRAAAAGVAAGGALMVLIQAPDLVRRLRRRSPGTAAERGAGGRGGGPAAARRTAADRGPTEPATAGGGAGDRGPAAGLRAGRGAAGGDVAVPAAGGRAAEGGDAPAPPAGSGGGGAGSAGLVTALVAPVVLFAVGRQSQVLVERFLAAPLPAGAISHLNYAQKVAQLPMVLSLMLCTVSFPVIARALAAGDREAARRRAERDLLLAGVVVLVGAATVAAAAPQIVGLLFQRGAFDAADTAATASVMRVYALGLLGHAMVSALGRCYFSESRPLWFPAAAMALGVAVNAALGALWADRWGTAGIALANAAGITLTAALLLAGTGRRRVPLSAPAVAGGLARLAAAAALATAAGRLCAPWAAHPLLGTALAAAAVLAVFVTAAHVLRAPLVPHLTRVALTAARRPLPRKHRHAPTHPAAPLDRDVPLRRHRQG; encoded by the coding sequence GTGGAGAGGCCGCGGCCGGCCGGCGGCGCGTGGGCGCCGTCCAACCGGTTCCTCGCGCGCGCCGCGCTGCTGACGGGCGCGTTCACCGCGGTCGGCGCCCTGCTGGGCCTGCTCCGCGACCAGTTGCTGGCCCACACCTTCGGGGCGGGCCCGGACACGGACGCGTTCCTCGTCGCCTGGACGGTGCCCGAGTTCGCCTCCACGCTGCTCATCGAGGACGCCATGGCGCTCGTCCTCGTCCCCGCCTTCAGCCGCGCCCTGGCGGCGCGGGCCGACGCGGGCGCGGGCGGGCACGACCCGGTGCGGGACCTCGTGAGGACCACGCTGCCCCGCACGGCGGCGGTCACCGCCGCGGTGGCCGCGCTCGTCGCCGCCGCCGCGCCCCTGCTCGTACCGCTGCTCGCGCCGGGGCTCCCCGAGCAGCGGCTCGCCGTCGACTGCACCCGGCTGACCGCCACGTGCGTCCTGTCCTTCGCGCTGGCCGGCTACTTCAGCGCCGCGCTGCGGGCGCACGGGCGGTACCTGGCGCCCGCCGCGATCTACGTCGCGTACAACACCGGCATCATCACGGCGGTCGTCCTGTTCGGCCCCGCGGGGGGCGTACGGGCGGCGGCGGCCGGGGTCGCGGCCGGCGGGGCGCTCATGGTCCTGATCCAGGCGCCCGACCTCGTACGGCGGCTGCGGCGGCGCTCGCCCGGCACCGCGGCGGAGCGCGGCGCGGGAGGGCGCGGCGGAGGCCCGGCCGCGGCGCGACGGACCGCAGCCGATCGGGGGCCGACGGAGCCGGCGACAGCCGGTGGGGGCGCGGGGGATCGGGGCCCGGCCGCGGGTCTCCGCGCGGGGCGGGGTGCGGCCGGTGGGGACGTGGCGGTACCGGCCGCCGGGGGGCGGGCCGCGGAGGGCGGGGACGCGCCCGCGCCCCCGGCGGGCTCGGGGGGCGGCGGGGCCGGGTCGGCCGGGCTCGTGACGGCGCTCGTCGCACCGGTCGTCCTCTTCGCCGTCGGCAGGCAGTCGCAGGTCCTCGTCGAGCGCTTCCTCGCGGCGCCGCTGCCCGCGGGCGCGATCTCCCACCTCAACTACGCGCAGAAGGTGGCCCAGCTGCCGATGGTGCTGTCGCTCATGCTGTGCACCGTCAGCTTCCCGGTCATCGCGCGGGCGCTGGCCGCCGGCGACCGGGAGGCCGCACGGCGCCGCGCGGAACGCGACCTGCTGCTCGCGGGTGTCGTCGTCCTCGTCGGCGCCGCGACCGTCGCCGCCGCCGCCCCGCAGATCGTCGGGCTCCTCTTCCAGCGCGGCGCGTTCGACGCCGCCGACACCGCCGCCACGGCGTCCGTCATGCGCGTCTACGCCCTCGGCCTCCTCGGCCACGCCATGGTCAGCGCGCTCGGCCGCTGCTACTTCTCCGAGTCCCGCCCGCTGTGGTTCCCCGCCGCCGCGATGGCCCTCGGCGTGGCCGTGAACGCCGCGCTGGGCGCCCTGTGGGCGGACCGCTGGGGCACCGCGGGCATCGCGCTCGCCAACGCCGCGGGCATCACCCTGACCGCCGCCCTGCTGCTCGCCGGGACGGGCCGGCGCCGGGTCCCGCTCTCGGCCCCCGCCGTCGCGGGCGGCCTCGCCCGGCTCGCGGCGGCCGCCGCCCTGGCGACCGCCGCCGGACGGCTGTGCGCCCCGTGGGCCGCCCACCCGCTGCTCGGCACCGCACTCGCCGCCGCCGCCGTCCTCGCCGTCTTCGTCACCGCCGCCCACGTCCTGCGGGCGCCGCTCGTCCCCCACCTCACGCGCGTGGCGCTGACCGCCGCGCGCCGCCCCCTCCCGCGAAAGCACCGCCATGCTCCGACGCACCCCGCCGCCCCCCTGGATCGCGATGTACCACTCCGTCGACACCGACAGGGATGA
- a CDS encoding sugar transferase: protein MTTESTSTAATRATRAIRPPAPVPRRRLARSAPRRLRPAAEGPFAAALVAADCAAVLPAATALTPGQRSAALLLQLTVAVVALHARAGLYRPSALGSVRAAAHATLADEVPAVAARLAFLWCAAAALLAARSPDLALAPGALAAAYTLHLASALALRGAVHLRRRRTARDQPGAALVVGAAPAAQRLAALLHQHPEYGVRPVGLVTPADEPDIPPPAGQAPAVPALPVLSSPEDVGRAVIQNGVRDALFVSGADGAPRPDHVALLRRHGCATWLVGGPARVEGRPAPMGRHLWGYSFRLLEPAPEAGGGRAAKRALDVVGAVLLLVAAAPVLLLCAAAVRLADGPGVLFRQERVGEGGRLFTLLKFRTLRPADEREAATRWSVAHDERLGAVGAFLRRTSLDELPQLWNVLRGDMSLVGPRPERPYFVERFSRLHPDYAARHRMPAGLTGLAQVHGLRGDTSIEDRCRFDNHYIDHWSLRQDVRILLRTAAALFRPAGS, encoded by the coding sequence GTGACCACGGAAAGCACCAGCACGGCGGCCACTCGCGCCACCCGCGCCATCCGGCCGCCCGCCCCCGTCCCGCGGCGCCGCCTCGCCCGCTCCGCCCCGCGGCGCCTCCGGCCCGCGGCGGAGGGCCCGTTCGCCGCCGCCCTCGTCGCCGCCGACTGCGCCGCCGTCCTGCCCGCGGCGACCGCCCTCACCCCCGGACAGCGGTCCGCGGCACTGCTGCTCCAGCTCACCGTGGCCGTCGTCGCCCTCCACGCGCGCGCGGGCCTGTACCGCCCCTCCGCGCTCGGCTCCGTACGCGCCGCGGCCCACGCCACGTTGGCGGACGAGGTCCCCGCGGTCGCCGCGCGGCTGGCGTTCCTGTGGTGCGCCGCCGCCGCGCTGCTGGCGGCCCGGTCGCCGGACCTGGCGCTGGCGCCCGGCGCGCTCGCCGCCGCGTACACGCTGCACCTCGCGTCGGCGCTGGCCCTGCGGGGCGCCGTCCACCTGCGGCGCCGCCGCACCGCGCGCGACCAGCCCGGCGCGGCGCTCGTCGTGGGGGCCGCGCCCGCCGCGCAGCGGCTCGCCGCACTGCTGCACCAGCACCCCGAGTACGGCGTGCGTCCGGTCGGCCTGGTCACCCCCGCGGACGAGCCGGACATCCCGCCGCCCGCCGGACAGGCGCCGGCGGTGCCCGCGCTGCCGGTGCTCAGCTCCCCGGAGGACGTGGGGCGGGCCGTCATCCAGAACGGCGTGCGGGACGCCCTGTTCGTCTCGGGCGCGGACGGCGCGCCCCGGCCCGACCACGTCGCCCTGCTGCGGCGGCACGGCTGCGCCACCTGGCTGGTGGGCGGCCCCGCGCGCGTGGAGGGCCGTCCCGCGCCGATGGGGCGGCACCTGTGGGGGTACTCGTTCCGCCTGCTGGAGCCGGCGCCCGAAGCCGGTGGGGGACGGGCGGCCAAGCGGGCCCTGGACGTCGTCGGCGCCGTGCTGTTGCTGGTGGCCGCCGCGCCCGTGCTGCTGCTGTGCGCCGCCGCCGTGCGCCTGGCCGACGGGCCGGGCGTCCTGTTCCGGCAGGAGCGCGTCGGCGAGGGCGGGCGCCTCTTCACCCTCCTGAAGTTCCGCACCCTGCGCCCCGCGGACGAACGGGAGGCCGCGACGCGCTGGAGCGTCGCCCACGACGAACGGCTGGGCGCCGTCGGCGCGTTCCTGCGCCGCACCTCCCTGGACGAGCTGCCGCAGCTGTGGAACGTGCTGCGCGGCGACATGAGCCTCGTCGGGCCCCGTCCGGAGCGCCCCTACTTCGTCGAGCGCTTCAGCCGGCTCCACCCCGACTACGCCGCACGGCACCGGATGCCCGCCGGGCTGACGGGCCTCGCGCAGGTGCACGGACTGCGCGGGGACACCTCCATCGAGGACCGCTGCCGCTTCGACAACCACTACATCGACCACTGGTCGCTCCGGCAGGACGTGCGGATCCTGCTGCGCACCGCCGCCGCCCTGTTCCGCCCCGCGGGCAGCTGA
- a CDS encoding glycosyltransferase, producing the protein MRPPLTALHVVQPGDGGVARVVTDVVGAHVARGMRVAVACPPGTPLADAARARGAEVLPWPARREPGPDVLAESRAVTELVALVRPHLVHAHSAKAGLAARLALRGAVPTVYQPHAWSFEAVEGATAALARRWERWAARWTDRVVCVSEAERRRGELAGVRASWTVVHNGVDTGRFGPFPAAPARAAARAALLPGTPPGAPVVVCVGRLCRQKGQDLLLSAWNTVHARVPGARLVLVGDGPDAAGLRPGAHPSVVFAGSVADPLPWYRAADLAVLPSRWEGMALAPLEAMASGRPVLLTDVDGARESLPPGHAAHCLVPPGDAGALAGALVRLLLRPILRQSLARQAHQHVHARFDVQRAGAALADVYREVAALPRHRPLREPIAQ; encoded by the coding sequence GGACGGCGGCGTGGCCCGGGTGGTCACCGATGTGGTCGGCGCCCATGTGGCGCGGGGCATGCGGGTCGCGGTGGCCTGCCCGCCCGGCACCCCGCTCGCCGACGCCGCACGGGCGCGGGGCGCCGAGGTGCTCCCCTGGCCCGCCCGCCGCGAACCCGGCCCCGACGTCCTCGCCGAGAGCCGTGCCGTCACCGAACTCGTCGCGCTCGTACGGCCCCACCTCGTCCACGCGCACAGCGCCAAGGCGGGACTCGCCGCACGCCTCGCCCTGCGCGGCGCCGTCCCGACCGTGTACCAGCCGCACGCCTGGTCGTTCGAGGCCGTCGAGGGGGCGACCGCCGCCCTGGCCCGCCGCTGGGAGCGGTGGGCCGCCCGCTGGACCGACCGGGTCGTCTGCGTCAGCGAGGCGGAGCGCCGCCGCGGCGAGCTGGCCGGGGTGCGGGCCTCCTGGACGGTGGTCCACAACGGTGTGGACACCGGCAGGTTCGGCCCCTTCCCGGCCGCCCCCGCGCGCGCAGCCGCCCGCGCCGCGCTGCTGCCGGGCACGCCACCGGGCGCGCCCGTCGTCGTGTGCGTCGGCCGGCTGTGCCGCCAGAAGGGCCAGGACCTGCTGCTGAGCGCCTGGAACACCGTCCACGCGCGCGTGCCGGGCGCCCGGCTCGTGCTCGTCGGCGACGGGCCGGACGCGGCCGGGCTGCGGCCGGGCGCCCACCCGTCCGTGGTCTTCGCCGGGAGCGTCGCCGACCCGCTGCCCTGGTACCGGGCCGCCGACCTCGCCGTCCTGCCGTCCCGCTGGGAGGGCATGGCACTCGCCCCGCTGGAGGCCATGGCGTCCGGCCGGCCGGTGCTCCTCACCGACGTGGACGGCGCCCGCGAGAGCCTGCCGCCCGGACACGCCGCGCACTGCCTCGTACCGCCCGGCGACGCCGGGGCGCTGGCCGGGGCGCTGGTCCGCCTCCTGCTGCGGCCGATCCTCCGGCAGTCCCTCGCCCGCCAGGCGCACCAGCACGTCCACGCCCGCTTCGACGTACAGCGCGCGGGCGCCGCCCTCGCCGACGTGTACCGCGAGGTGGCCGCCCTCCCGCGCCACCGCCCGCTCAGGGAGCCGATCGCCCAGTGA
- a CDS encoding glycosyltransferase, whose protein sequence is MRVLHVITGLGIGGAEQQLRLLLRHLPVRSSVVTLTNPGPVADALRADGVPVTHLGMRGNRDLAALPRLVRHIRRGRYDIVHTHLYRACVYGRVAARLAGVRHIVATEHSLGAAQIEGRPLSAGARALYLGTERLGSATVAVSDTVARRLADWGVRPHRISVVPNGVDAARLAHDQEARRVARRRLGIPAGAYVVGGVGRLVPGKRFDALVGALAELPADVRLLLVGEGPERRRLERLAAAEGVDGRVVWAGAVTRELPALLSAMDLFVSPSADEAFGLAVVEALAAGLPVRYAACPALDDLPPHEAPGARRIGGTVADVAAAVRAARAAHAEHPRHRPAPPAVHRYDVARSARQLTTLYRTLYREASDR, encoded by the coding sequence ATGAGGGTCCTGCACGTCATCACCGGCCTGGGCATCGGCGGCGCCGAGCAGCAGCTGCGGCTCCTGCTGCGCCACCTCCCGGTCCGCAGCTCCGTGGTCACCCTCACCAACCCCGGCCCCGTCGCGGACGCCCTGCGCGCCGACGGTGTGCCCGTCACCCACCTCGGCATGCGCGGCAACCGCGACCTGGCCGCCCTGCCCCGCCTCGTCCGGCACATCCGGCGCGGCCGGTACGACATCGTCCACACGCACCTGTACCGGGCCTGCGTGTACGGCAGGGTCGCCGCCCGCCTCGCGGGGGTCCGGCACATCGTCGCGACCGAGCACTCCCTGGGCGCCGCGCAGATCGAGGGCCGCCCGCTGAGCGCCGGCGCCCGCGCCCTGTACCTGGGGACCGAGCGCCTCGGCAGCGCCACCGTCGCCGTCTCCGACACGGTCGCCCGGCGTCTGGCGGACTGGGGCGTCCGCCCGCACCGCATCAGCGTCGTCCCGAACGGGGTCGACGCGGCGCGCCTCGCCCACGACCAGGAGGCCCGCCGGGTCGCCCGGAGGCGGCTCGGCATCCCCGCCGGCGCGTACGTGGTGGGCGGCGTCGGCCGGCTGGTGCCCGGCAAGCGGTTCGACGCGCTGGTGGGCGCCCTCGCCGAGCTCCCCGCCGACGTGCGGCTGCTCCTCGTCGGCGAGGGCCCCGAACGGCGGCGCCTGGAACGGCTGGCCGCCGCCGAAGGCGTGGACGGGCGGGTCGTGTGGGCGGGCGCCGTGACGCGGGAGCTGCCGGCGCTGCTGTCCGCGATGGACCTCTTCGTATCGCCGTCCGCCGACGAGGCGTTCGGGCTCGCCGTCGTGGAGGCCCTGGCCGCCGGGCTGCCCGTCCGGTACGCGGCCTGCCCGGCGCTGGACGACCTGCCGCCGCACGAGGCGCCCGGGGCCCGGCGGATCGGCGGCACCGTCGCCGACGTGGCCGCGGCGGTACGGGCGGCCCGCGCCGCCCACGCGGAACACCCCCGGCACCGGCCCGCGCCCCCGGCTGTGCACCGCTACGACGTCGCGCGCAGCGCGCGGCAGCTCACCACCCTCTACCGGACCCTCTACCGAGAAGCGAGTGACCGATGA
- a CDS encoding O-antigen ligase family protein → MPRASCGAFAYGLRLPAARAAAGRHAHLLPLLAVVALLLVPPGRGPDAGGGTLADAASGLLVLWCLVRVARARVRPLTRLAAVVVGLPVVGLCAAAVTAHDPAAALPGLVRHLQVFVLVPAAVVLTLRDRRDLVAVAWALIGLALVQGGVGVVQYATGTGASYRGEDVRAVGTFGPTDVMGMATVVAYGIVAAVGLALGAPARSRARFAALGCAALLAVPLVLSFSRGAWIATLLACAAQLVATGPRRALRAALAAGALAVVLVGGLGVGSAMVQERVASITRVAAAPDRSVTDRYAMWAAAAGMWRDRPLTGVGLKGFPAHRDSHASLALSSGSDTAGAGMGFRRQPLLSPHNMYLLVLGEQGLLGLLALGGGWLALLLCGCRRLPAALRTGREADCALVALGLLGWQLVDFLYADIGGPSTVLTAVVLGVSAWWALAPRDAEAGTAAGGRSRSASGEGAGAAGGGPGVGAGARRSGCGVRSGAGLRSGAGVRCGFRGGPGTVPGAVPPGGRP, encoded by the coding sequence GTGCCCCGGGCGTCCTGCGGGGCCTTCGCGTACGGGCTCCGCCTTCCCGCCGCCCGGGCCGCCGCGGGCCGCCACGCCCACCTCCTGCCGCTCCTCGCCGTCGTGGCACTCCTCCTCGTGCCGCCCGGCCGGGGGCCGGACGCCGGGGGCGGCACCCTGGCCGACGCCGCGTCAGGACTGCTGGTCCTCTGGTGCCTCGTACGCGTCGCCCGCGCGCGCGTGCGGCCCCTCACGCGGCTGGCGGCGGTCGTCGTCGGCCTGCCGGTCGTCGGGCTGTGCGCCGCCGCCGTCACCGCCCACGACCCGGCCGCGGCCCTGCCCGGACTCGTCCGCCACCTCCAGGTGTTCGTCCTGGTCCCGGCCGCCGTCGTGCTGACCCTGCGCGACCGCCGCGACCTCGTCGCCGTCGCCTGGGCGCTGATCGGCCTCGCGCTCGTCCAGGGCGGCGTCGGCGTCGTCCAGTACGCCACCGGGACGGGCGCCTCGTACCGGGGCGAGGACGTCCGCGCGGTCGGCACGTTCGGCCCGACCGACGTGATGGGCATGGCGACCGTCGTCGCGTACGGGATCGTCGCGGCCGTCGGTCTCGCGCTCGGCGCGCCCGCCCGCAGCCGGGCGCGGTTCGCCGCCCTCGGCTGCGCGGCGCTCCTCGCCGTCCCGCTCGTGCTGTCCTTCAGCCGGGGCGCGTGGATCGCCACCCTGCTGGCCTGCGCGGCGCAGCTGGTGGCGACGGGGCCGCGCCGCGCCCTCCGCGCGGCCCTGGCGGCGGGCGCCCTCGCCGTCGTCCTCGTCGGCGGGCTCGGAGTGGGCTCCGCCATGGTGCAGGAGCGGGTCGCCAGCATCACCCGGGTCGCCGCCGCGCCGGACCGGTCCGTCACCGACCGGTACGCGATGTGGGCGGCCGCCGCCGGGATGTGGCGCGACCGGCCCCTCACCGGCGTCGGCCTGAAGGGCTTCCCCGCCCACCGCGACAGCCACGCGTCGCTCGCCCTGTCGTCGGGGAGCGACACGGCCGGGGCGGGCATGGGGTTCCGGCGGCAGCCGCTGCTGTCGCCGCACAACATGTACCTGCTGGTCCTGGGCGAGCAGGGACTGCTGGGCCTGCTGGCGCTCGGGGGCGGCTGGCTGGCGCTGCTGCTGTGCGGCTGCCGCCGCCTCCCGGCCGCCCTGCGCACCGGCCGGGAGGCGGACTGCGCGCTGGTCGCGCTCGGACTGCTGGGGTGGCAGCTGGTGGACTTCCTGTACGCCGACATCGGCGGTCCGTCCACCGTCCTGACGGCCGTCGTGCTGGGCGTCTCCGCCTGGTGGGCGCTCGCACCCCGCGACGCCGAGGCCGGGACCGCAGCCGGGGGCCGGAGCCGGTCGGCGTCCGGGGAGGGGGCCGGGGCTGCCGGGGGCGGGCCCGGGGTCGGGGCCGGGGCCCGGAGGAGCGGGTGCGGGGTCCGGAGCGGGGCCGGGCTTCGGAGTGGTGCCGGGGTCCGGTGCGGGTTTCGGGGCGGGCCTGGCACCGTGCCGGGAGCCGTGCCGCCGGGAGGCCGCCCGTGA
- a CDS encoding GNAT family N-acetyltransferase gives MSALGTRAPAAGPRRTGRLLTASVCRDERHFAALAAEWDDLFGRSSAATPFQTHAWLHSWWLSYGAPGRLRLVLVRDAADGRLVAAAPLWRTRARVPTVEFLGGALTDYGDVLADDDRPEAVPVLADALARLARSTVLDLREVRPGAVAERLLAFWTGPRTRLADSLCLELPPVPVEELVGRLPSARAQRARAKLRRIDREGVEARPVPADEVPRALRRLLDLHRRQWAGRGVTAEHLTERFAAHLGRAVRAMAETGHARVTEFLIGGEVVAADLTLLSPRLSGGYLYGADPLLRSLKVDVAALLLRNGVRLAADAGCGTLSLLRGDEPYKQHWRPSAARNQRLLLAGRRTAPLLWLRAAHAAGRCWAADRLRGRAWVRRLRGWAGPEGRLRAGTGARGAGYEASTGDGPGKRGAGSGRAPGGRTAPRRAIT, from the coding sequence ATGAGCGCGCTCGGCACCCGCGCCCCGGCGGCCGGCCCGCGGCGGACCGGGCGGCTCCTGACCGCCTCCGTCTGCCGGGACGAGCGGCACTTCGCCGCCCTCGCCGCCGAGTGGGACGACCTGTTCGGGCGCAGCTCCGCCGCCACCCCCTTCCAGACGCACGCCTGGCTGCACTCCTGGTGGCTGTCGTACGGGGCCCCCGGCCGGCTGCGGCTCGTCCTCGTCCGGGACGCCGCCGACGGTCGCCTGGTGGCCGCCGCCCCCCTGTGGCGCACCCGCGCGCGCGTGCCCACCGTGGAGTTCCTGGGCGGCGCCCTCACCGACTACGGCGACGTGCTCGCCGACGACGACCGTCCCGAGGCGGTGCCCGTCCTGGCGGACGCGCTCGCCCGGCTCGCCCGGAGCACGGTGCTCGACCTGCGCGAGGTCCGGCCCGGAGCCGTGGCCGAACGGCTGCTCGCGTTCTGGACGGGGCCCCGTACGCGCCTGGCGGACTCCCTGTGCCTGGAGCTGCCGCCCGTGCCCGTCGAGGAGCTGGTGGGCCGGCTGCCGTCCGCGCGGGCGCAGCGGGCGCGGGCGAAGCTGCGCAGGATCGACCGGGAGGGCGTCGAGGCGCGGCCCGTCCCCGCCGACGAGGTGCCCCGAGCGCTGCGCCGCCTGCTCGACCTGCACCGCCGCCAGTGGGCGGGGCGTGGCGTGACGGCGGAGCACCTCACCGAGCGGTTCGCCGCGCATCTGGGCCGGGCCGTGCGGGCGATGGCGGAGACCGGGCACGCGCGCGTGACGGAGTTCCTGATCGGCGGTGAGGTGGTGGCCGCCGACCTGACGCTGCTGTCGCCCCGGCTGTCCGGTGGCTACCTGTACGGCGCCGACCCGCTGCTGAGGTCCCTGAAGGTGGACGTCGCCGCGCTGCTGCTGCGCAACGGCGTACGGCTGGCGGCGGACGCGGGGTGCGGGACGCTCAGCCTGCTGCGCGGCGACGAGCCGTACAAGCAGCACTGGCGTCCGTCCGCCGCCCGCAACCAGCGTCTGCTGCTGGCCGGCCGCCGTACCGCCCCCCTGCTGTGGCTGCGGGCCGCGCACGCGGCCGGGCGGTGCTGGGCGGCGGACCGGCTGCGGGGCCGCGCGTGGGTGCGGCGGCTGCGCGGCTGGGCGGGCCCTGAAGGGCGCTTGCGGGCCGGTACCGGAGCGCGCGGTGCCGGCTACGAGGCGTCCACCGGGGACGGCCCGGGCAAGCGCGGGGCCGGCTCCGGGAGGGCACCCGGCGGACGCACAGCCCCGCGCCGGGCCATCACCTGA
- a CDS encoding glycoside hydrolase family 26 protein has protein sequence MDFRSGKTRAWLGVCTAGLLISGSVLTAQAARAHEFRSAPDPVATGETALGAYLHYGTDGVRRMEELTRWLGGTELRVGHTYLPGDRWSNIAGQVGFLEDWARWRRERADRMFVLNVPMLELNESRLPDFLVRRMLRAGADGRFDQHFRALAERLVGLGVPDTVIVLGWEMNGSTYSHRCGPDPRAWKEYWKRIVTTMREVPGQDFRFDFAPNRGRDAIPWTECYPGDDVVDIVGMDSYDQPPGRTFDEQANEPYGLRDHVEFAAARGKPISYPEWGLFRNGDNPEYMRRMLAWMKEHKPLYHSISDYCPHGVWQCGTNPKASEVFRSALFGLVPPSSGPVSALDPAPASGPAPDPVGPDAPPGPEAPADPGAPPGPGAPTDPGAPAGPAPTAVPPGTVPAEPPGASAPRGDAPAVPGGAPVPAAPPAEAAAPPAV, from the coding sequence ATGGACTTCCGGAGCGGAAAGACGAGAGCCTGGCTGGGCGTGTGCACGGCCGGTCTGCTCATCTCTGGTTCCGTGCTCACGGCCCAGGCGGCGCGGGCCCACGAATTCCGGTCCGCCCCCGATCCCGTGGCGACCGGGGAGACGGCGCTCGGCGCCTATCTGCACTACGGCACGGACGGCGTCCGGCGCATGGAGGAACTCACGCGGTGGCTGGGCGGCACCGAACTGCGGGTGGGCCACACCTACCTGCCGGGCGACCGGTGGTCGAACATCGCGGGGCAGGTCGGCTTCCTGGAGGACTGGGCGCGGTGGCGGCGGGAGAGGGCCGACCGGATGTTCGTGCTGAACGTGCCGATGCTGGAGCTCAACGAGAGCCGGCTGCCGGACTTCCTGGTCCGGCGGATGCTGCGGGCGGGCGCCGACGGGCGCTTCGACCAGCACTTCCGGGCGCTCGCCGAGCGGCTGGTGGGGCTGGGCGTGCCGGACACGGTCATCGTCCTCGGCTGGGAGATGAACGGCTCGACGTACAGCCACCGGTGCGGGCCGGACCCGCGGGCGTGGAAGGAGTACTGGAAACGCATCGTCACCACCATGCGTGAGGTGCCCGGCCAGGATTTCCGGTTCGACTTCGCGCCCAATCGGGGCCGGGACGCCATTCCGTGGACCGAGTGCTATCCGGGCGACGACGTCGTGGACATCGTGGGAATGGATTCCTACGACCAGCCGCCGGGCCGGACATTCGACGAGCAGGCGAACGAACCGTACGGACTGCGCGACCACGTGGAATTCGCCGCCGCCCGCGGAAAGCCTATCTCCTATCCCGAGTGGGGCCTGTTCCGAAACGGCGACAATCCCGAGTACATGCGGCGGATGCTCGCGTGGATGAAGGAGCACAAACCGCTGTACCACTCGATCAGCGACTACTGCCCGCACGGCGTGTGGCAGTGCGGGACGAACCCGAAGGCGTCGGAGGTGTTCCGTTCCGCGCTCTTTGGGCTGGTCCCGCCCTCCTCCGGCCCGGTGTCCGCGCTGGACCCGGCGCCCGCCTCCGGCCCGGCGCCGGACCCGGTCGGCCCCGACGCCCCGCCGGGCCCCGAGGCGCCGGCGGACCCCGGCGCGCCGCCGGGCCCCGGCGCGCCGACGGATCCCGGCGCCCCGGCCGGTCCGGCGCCCACCGCGGTGCCGCCGGGCACCGTGCCCGCCGAGCCGCCCGGCGCGTCCGCGCCCCGGGGCGACGCGCCGGCGGTCCCGGGCGGCGCGCCCGTCCCGGCGGCCCCGCCCGCCGAAGCGGCCGCGCCGCCGGCGGTGTAG